In the Grimontia kaedaensis genome, one interval contains:
- a CDS encoding sporulation protein codes for MFKKLKASLGIGATKVDTILHNESVYQGETLRGTVHIKGGDVEQEIDSITVKLCTEVKVESDSGVGYQVFVLGHIQANDPFTIQPGEEKEVPFELKLHDETPITAVSAKLNQSHVWVETVLDIDFAIDPTDRDYLEVRPLPAVQRVLAAIEREGFNLVKADVEKGHLRGNGFASVSGCYQELEFKNSGMFNKKEIELSFILDGAVIRCLAEIDRSFGRGDTYRSFTISRDASEGEVSQALAPILSV; via the coding sequence ATGTTCAAGAAACTCAAAGCTTCTTTAGGTATTGGCGCAACAAAAGTCGACACCATTCTCCACAATGAATCTGTCTACCAAGGCGAAACCCTGCGTGGTACCGTTCATATAAAGGGCGGTGATGTAGAACAGGAAATTGACTCCATCACAGTTAAGCTCTGCACTGAAGTCAAAGTTGAGTCTGACTCTGGAGTGGGTTATCAGGTCTTTGTCCTTGGTCACATTCAGGCAAATGACCCTTTCACTATTCAACCTGGTGAAGAAAAAGAAGTCCCGTTCGAACTAAAACTGCATGACGAGACGCCAATTACGGCGGTTAGCGCAAAACTCAACCAGAGCCACGTCTGGGTAGAGACTGTTCTGGATATTGATTTCGCCATTGACCCAACTGACCGTGATTATCTGGAAGTTCGCCCGCTGCCCGCGGTACAACGTGTGCTTGCCGCCATTGAGCGTGAAGGCTTTAACTTGGTGAAAGCGGATGTAGAAAAAGGACATTTGCGTGGGAACGGTTTTGCCTCTGTTTCTGGCTGTTACCAAGAGCTTGAATTTAAAAACAGCGGCATGTTCAACAAGAAGGAAATCGAGCTTTCTTTCATATTGGATGGTGCGGTTATCCGCTGCCTTGCCGAGATTGACCGTTCATTCGGCCGTGGCGATACCTACCGCTCATTCACCATTTCCCGTGACGCATCTGAAGGCGAAGTCTCACAAGCGCTGGCACCGATTTTGAGCGTCTAA
- the miaE gene encoding tRNA isopentenyl-2-thiomethyl-A-37 hydroxylase MiaE: MSLSPELESLLEPVRGFLHCETPQAWIDEAIKPENETILLRDHANCELKASQTALWLIRKYAIDTSSGELLLEWAKPYEDFVYRGMREGIFHAKKNGLSAPLKPKAGFEHGPDLIDKMVRLIKEEFHHFEQVIEIMEKRDMPYSPLNAGRYARGLMSIVRTHEPATLVDKLIIGAYIEARSCERFAKVAPYLDEELRKFYISLLRSEARHYQDYLKLAAAIAGGDISDRVKAIGEKEAELIQTPDDMFRFHSGVPSLAA, translated from the coding sequence ATGTCGCTAAGCCCTGAATTAGAAAGCCTGCTCGAGCCAGTGCGCGGATTCCTGCACTGTGAAACTCCACAAGCCTGGATTGATGAAGCCATAAAACCGGAAAACGAAACTATTCTTCTACGTGATCATGCAAATTGTGAATTGAAAGCAAGCCAAACCGCCCTCTGGCTTATTCGCAAATATGCCATTGATACTTCGAGTGGCGAGCTACTTTTGGAGTGGGCAAAGCCCTATGAAGATTTCGTTTACCGCGGTATGCGGGAAGGTATATTCCATGCCAAAAAGAATGGGTTGAGTGCTCCGCTTAAACCAAAGGCTGGTTTCGAACACGGCCCAGATTTAATCGACAAAATGGTTCGCCTCATCAAAGAAGAATTCCATCATTTTGAACAGGTTATCGAGATCATGGAAAAGCGCGACATGCCTTATAGCCCGCTCAATGCTGGTCGTTATGCTCGCGGTCTCATGTCGATTGTCCGTACCCATGAGCCTGCAACATTGGTCGATAAGTTGATTATTGGTGCTTACATTGAAGCGCGCTCATGTGAACGTTTTGCCAAAGTTGCGCCGTATCTGGATGAAGAACTGCGTAAGTTTTATATCTCTCTACTTCGCTCTGAAGCACGCCACTATCAGGATTATCTAAAGCTGGCGGCAGCCATTGCCGGCGGAGATATCTCCGACCGTGTAAAAGCCATTGGTGAGAAAGAAGCCGAACTTATCCAAACACCAGATGATATGTTCCGCTTCCACAGTGGCGTGCCGTCACTCGCAGCATAA
- a CDS encoding pirin family protein — MIDIRKSEQRGRASFGWLDSRHTFSFGHYHDPDQMGFSALRVINDDVVKPSAGFDTHGHRDMEIISYVLDGVIEHKDSEGNIQSLPAGEFQLMSAGKGIYHSEYNGSTDSDLRFLQIWIQPNKRGGTPSYQQKDFGKAPGFTVIATPDGRDGTLNIKQNARLLQLILENDSSETFNPEMGSNVYVHVVAGELSVNDVVLSGGDGAKVSGLYQVCLKNNGAENVTALIFDLP, encoded by the coding sequence ATGATTGATATCCGTAAATCTGAACAGCGTGGCCGCGCAAGCTTTGGTTGGTTGGATAGTCGCCATACTTTCTCTTTTGGTCATTATCACGATCCTGACCAAATGGGTTTCTCAGCGCTTCGTGTCATTAACGATGATGTGGTGAAACCGTCAGCAGGATTTGATACTCATGGCCACCGTGATATGGAGATCATTAGTTATGTTCTCGACGGTGTGATTGAGCACAAGGACAGTGAAGGTAATATTCAGTCTCTTCCAGCAGGCGAATTTCAATTGATGTCTGCCGGAAAGGGGATTTACCACAGCGAATACAATGGCTCGACCGACAGTGACCTCCGCTTCTTACAAATTTGGATTCAGCCTAACAAGAGAGGTGGCACACCAAGTTATCAGCAGAAGGACTTTGGCAAAGCACCAGGCTTCACTGTGATTGCAACGCCTGACGGCCGTGACGGCACATTGAACATTAAGCAAAATGCCCGGTTATTACAGTTAATTTTGGAAAACGATAGTTCGGAAACCTTCAACCCGGAAATGGGCAGTAATGTGTATGTGCATGTCGTAGCGGGAGAGCTGTCAGTGAATGATGTTGTTCTCTCAGGTGGAGACGGTGCCAAAGTCAGCGGGCTCTACCAAGTCTGTCTGAAAAATAACGGCGCAGAAAACGTAACGGCTCTGATATTCGATTTACCTTAA
- a CDS encoding helix-turn-helix transcriptional regulator has product MSKSERLFELLTLLRSKRYAVTAKALAEELNVSERTIYRDIQSLQLSGVPIEGEAGIGYLLGKGSHLPPLMFTEEEIMALELGMRMVRAWSDRSLASATDSASRKIRSVLPEHLKAQIDALPLAVPAFHVETECAVYGELLREATSEKHKTKIKYQTGEGKYSERVIHPLGQVYWGKVWTLVAWCELRDDYRSFRIDRIQSIEVLGEHFEASEVKSFQHYLSFCEES; this is encoded by the coding sequence ATGAGTAAATCGGAGCGCTTGTTTGAGCTTCTCACTTTACTGCGTAGTAAACGTTACGCGGTCACAGCGAAGGCATTGGCAGAAGAGTTGAATGTCAGTGAGCGCACGATTTACCGTGATATCCAATCCCTGCAATTGTCCGGCGTTCCCATTGAGGGCGAAGCGGGGATTGGTTACCTGTTAGGCAAAGGATCACACCTTCCGCCTCTTATGTTTACGGAAGAAGAAATCATGGCGCTGGAGCTGGGTATGCGAATGGTTCGTGCGTGGTCAGATAGGAGTTTGGCTTCTGCTACCGATAGCGCATCTCGAAAAATTCGCTCTGTCTTACCGGAACACCTCAAAGCACAGATAGATGCACTTCCTCTGGCCGTGCCAGCGTTTCATGTAGAAACTGAGTGCGCTGTTTATGGCGAATTGCTTCGTGAAGCTACCTCTGAGAAACACAAAACAAAAATCAAATACCAAACAGGAGAAGGGAAGTACTCAGAGCGCGTTATTCACCCTCTAGGTCAGGTTTACTGGGGAAAAGTCTGGACGCTGGTGGCTTGGTGTGAGCTTCGGGATGATTATCGGAGCTTCCGCATAGACCGTATTCAGTCCATCGAAGTGTTGGGAGAACATTTCGAAGCCAGCGAGGTGAAATCTTTCCAGCACTATCTGTCGTTTTGTGAAGAAAGCTGA
- a CDS encoding fasciclin domain-containing protein has translation MISFKVLSSLKSMLVTSVLVLFLAACGAQAHNHGGKQNIVEIAAGNPDFSTLVAAVKAAGLVETLQGPGPFTVFAPTNEAFAKLPAGTVESLLKPENKNQLVAILTYHVVPGKVMASDVVGLSEAKTVQGSKVKIDSSNGVKVDNANVVATDIEASNGVIHVIDSVIIPQ, from the coding sequence ATGATTTCTTTTAAGGTTTTGTCGTCTTTAAAATCAATGCTGGTAACTTCTGTACTGGTACTATTTCTTGCTGCTTGCGGAGCCCAGGCTCACAATCATGGCGGGAAACAAAACATCGTTGAAATCGCTGCCGGTAACCCCGATTTCAGCACCTTGGTGGCAGCGGTGAAAGCAGCAGGTTTGGTAGAAACACTGCAAGGGCCCGGTCCTTTTACTGTGTTTGCGCCAACCAATGAAGCGTTTGCCAAGTTGCCTGCGGGAACAGTTGAAAGCCTCCTAAAACCAGAAAACAAAAACCAACTCGTCGCGATTCTCACCTATCATGTGGTGCCAGGAAAAGTGATGGCAAGCGATGTTGTAGGTCTTTCAGAAGCGAAAACCGTTCAGGGAAGCAAAGTCAAAATTGATTCGTCGAATGGCGTGAAAGTAGATAATGCCAATGTCGTAGCGACCGATATAGAGGCATCAAATGGCGTTATTCATGTTATCGACAGCGTTATTATTCCTCAGTAA
- a CDS encoding SulP family inorganic anion transporter — MFEFPKFPKHSAKNDILSGLTVALALVPEAVAFAFVAGVDPMVGLYAAFIMGLLTSILGGRPGMISGATGAMAVVMVSLVAEHGIQYLFAAIMLAGALQILAGVFKLGKFIRMVPHPVMIGFVNGLAIVIFLAQLGQFQVPGLNGEMEWLQGEQLYLMLGLVAITMAIIHFLPKITTAVPSSLVAIVSVTAAVVLLDLDTRTVVDFLRSMSGDENATLAGSLPTFAFPTVPLNLETLYIILPYALILAAVGLIESLLTLTVVDEMTGTRGRGNRECVGQGVANVTCSVFGAMGGCAMIGQSMINVNSGGRGRLSGIVAALALLCFILFTSSLIEMIPLAALVGVMFMVVIGTFEWATFKLASRVPKRDFFVIVLVTVVTVLTDLAIAVIVGVIVSALMFAWEHAKHIYASSHINEEGSKVYEVNGPLFFGSVANFLELFDAQNDPQDVIVDFGKSRVADHSAIEAIETLAERYNKAGKTLHLRHLSQDCLALLTKAGSLVEINHIEDPSYKVATDVLA; from the coding sequence ATGTTTGAATTCCCCAAGTTTCCTAAACACTCGGCCAAGAACGACATTCTGTCAGGTCTGACTGTTGCACTCGCTCTGGTACCAGAAGCCGTTGCGTTTGCTTTCGTTGCAGGCGTTGACCCAATGGTTGGCCTGTATGCTGCGTTCATCATGGGTCTGCTGACTTCTATCCTTGGCGGTCGCCCAGGTATGATTTCTGGCGCAACAGGTGCCATGGCAGTTGTCATGGTCAGTCTGGTTGCAGAACACGGTATTCAATATCTTTTTGCAGCAATCATGCTAGCGGGTGCGCTTCAAATTCTGGCGGGTGTGTTTAAGCTCGGTAAGTTTATCCGCATGGTGCCACACCCAGTCATGATTGGTTTTGTTAACGGTCTGGCCATCGTCATCTTCCTTGCACAGCTTGGTCAATTCCAAGTTCCTGGTCTTAATGGTGAAATGGAATGGCTGCAAGGTGAGCAACTCTATCTGATGCTTGGCTTGGTGGCGATTACCATGGCTATCATCCACTTCCTACCAAAAATCACCACCGCAGTACCGTCGTCGTTGGTTGCGATTGTGTCTGTGACGGCAGCGGTAGTCCTGCTGGATCTCGATACCCGTACCGTTGTCGACTTCTTGCGCTCCATGAGTGGTGATGAGAACGCGACGCTGGCTGGCTCACTGCCTACTTTCGCGTTCCCAACTGTTCCACTCAATCTGGAAACTCTCTACATCATCTTGCCATATGCGCTGATTCTGGCGGCTGTTGGTCTGATTGAATCCCTGCTGACTCTGACCGTTGTTGACGAAATGACGGGCACCCGTGGCCGCGGTAACCGCGAATGTGTCGGTCAAGGCGTAGCTAACGTGACTTGTTCTGTCTTCGGCGCTATGGGTGGCTGTGCAATGATTGGCCAATCAATGATCAACGTAAATTCAGGTGGTCGTGGTCGTCTGTCAGGTATTGTTGCTGCGCTTGCCCTGCTTTGCTTCATCCTGTTCACCTCTTCGCTGATTGAAATGATCCCGCTGGCTGCGCTGGTTGGTGTCATGTTTATGGTGGTTATCGGTACGTTTGAATGGGCAACGTTCAAGCTGGCTAGCCGTGTACCAAAACGCGACTTCTTCGTTATCGTGCTGGTGACCGTTGTTACCGTTCTTACTGACCTGGCGATTGCGGTTATCGTGGGTGTGATTGTCTCTGCACTGATGTTTGCGTGGGAACATGCAAAGCACATCTATGCTTCAAGCCACATCAATGAGGAAGGTTCGAAAGTCTACGAAGTGAACGGTCCATTGTTCTTTGGTTCAGTAGCCAACTTCCTTGAGCTGTTTGATGCTCAGAACGACCCACAAGACGTGATTGTCGATTTCGGCAAATCCCGAGTGGCAGACCACTCTGCGATTGAAGCGATTGAGACATTGGCAGAGCGCTACAACAAAGCAGGTAAGACGCTTCACCTCCGCCACCTGTCACAAGACTGTTTGGCACTGCTGACTAAAGCGGGCAGCCTGGTTGAGATCAACCACATTGAAGATCCAAGCTACAAAGTCGCTACCGACGTTCTAGCTTAA
- the rne gene encoding ribonuclease E: MLINATQKEELRVALVDGQRLYDLDIESPGHESKKANIYKGRITRIEPSLEAAFVDYGSERHGFLPLKEIAREYFPDNYSYQGRPNIKEVLKEGQEVIVQVDKEERGNKGAALTTFISLAGSYLVLMPNNPRAGGISRRIEGEERSQLKEAMSGLKLPQGMGLIVRTAGVGKSAEELEWDLNYLLNNWERIQGAAESKAAPFLIYQESDVIARAFRDYLRRDIGEVLIDSEKVYNQARERIQATRPDFLNRVKRYEGEVPLFSHYQIESQIESAFQREVRLPSGGSIVIDPTEALTSIDINSARATKGSDIEETALQTNLEAADEIARQLRLRDLGGLVVIDFIDMTPVRHQREVENRLREAVRMDRARVQIGRISRFGLLEMSRQRLSPSLAEASHHICPRCTGTGVIRDNESLSLSILRLIEEEALKENTAQVMAVVPVPVASYLLNEKRRSVQHVEKYHNVRVIVVPNANMETPHFEVVRIRGGDEVTSLSYHLPEQLEAMRENDSKDEAPAERVVKKREEPALQGFAAPASPAPAAKPAPKAAEAKPGLFSRLVSFISGLFASAPVEEEKKEEPKRESRNRRDHKRSQDRTRRGSRNNQRDENGKNTEQRGEKKQQRRKERPENGERSNERQEKQAKKQNRKQVDKAEKADQRQQQAKAAKPVKEDSQAEKQEKAEKTEKVKQRRQRRKLNKKVRVADNAEEVEVAAVNPLHEMGKAVAEEAKAEASTDAPEAVEANENGEQREEKRRNRRSPRHLRASGQRRRRSNREDESATTEQGLEQLDMMETAVSIVEKRNKVVLKSGVASPEMAMGKVWPSKAAQKAPIVAEAVTETPAAEEAPVPKAVAVGGVAFPEMAMGKVIVRRSVPTVLEEKAKYEGADALNEELPVAVNAPEEEAPTAEPVVEAVAAQVEAPKAEEANVKSVMEASEIPAVEAEKPAKPAIRIGRATSPMTKAPAPESAGSAIEVAIAEFRSERAETRQAGSQTATNSAAAPATKPNFQ; the protein is encoded by the coding sequence ATGTTGATTAACGCAACTCAAAAGGAAGAGTTGCGCGTCGCATTGGTTGACGGTCAGCGCTTATACGATCTGGATATCGAAAGCCCTGGCCATGAATCGAAGAAAGCAAACATCTATAAAGGCCGTATTACACGTATTGAGCCAAGTCTTGAAGCAGCATTCGTAGACTACGGTTCTGAACGCCACGGATTCCTTCCTCTTAAAGAAATTGCCCGCGAATACTTCCCAGACAATTATAGCTACCAAGGCCGTCCAAACATCAAAGAGGTGTTGAAAGAAGGCCAGGAAGTCATTGTTCAGGTTGATAAAGAAGAACGTGGTAACAAAGGCGCAGCCCTGACCACTTTCATTTCTCTTGCGGGTAGCTACCTGGTTCTGATGCCAAACAACCCTCGTGCTGGCGGTATTTCCCGTCGTATCGAAGGTGAAGAGCGTAGCCAGCTGAAAGAAGCGATGTCTGGTCTGAAACTGCCTCAAGGCATGGGTCTGATCGTCCGTACCGCTGGTGTTGGCAAATCTGCTGAAGAGCTAGAGTGGGACTTAAACTACCTGCTCAACAACTGGGAACGCATCCAGGGCGCTGCCGAATCTAAAGCGGCTCCATTCCTGATTTATCAGGAAAGCGATGTTATCGCACGTGCATTCCGTGATTACCTACGCCGTGACATCGGTGAAGTACTGATCGACAGTGAGAAAGTTTACAATCAGGCTCGTGAGCGTATCCAGGCGACCCGTCCTGACTTCCTGAATCGCGTTAAGCGCTATGAAGGAGAAGTACCACTTTTCAGCCACTACCAAATCGAAAGCCAGATTGAATCTGCATTCCAACGTGAAGTGCGTTTGCCTTCCGGTGGTTCGATTGTTATCGACCCAACTGAAGCACTGACTTCTATCGACATCAACTCCGCTCGCGCGACCAAGGGTTCTGATATCGAAGAAACGGCGCTGCAGACAAACCTCGAAGCGGCAGACGAAATTGCACGTCAATTGCGCCTGCGTGACCTTGGTGGTCTGGTTGTTATCGACTTCATCGATATGACCCCTGTTCGCCACCAGCGTGAAGTAGAAAACCGCCTACGTGAAGCTGTCCGCATGGACCGTGCACGTGTTCAAATCGGCCGTATTTCCCGCTTTGGGCTGCTTGAAATGTCCCGCCAGCGTCTGAGCCCTTCTCTGGCAGAAGCAAGCCACCACATCTGTCCTCGTTGTACAGGTACCGGTGTGATTCGTGATAACGAATCCTTGTCTCTGTCTATCTTGCGTCTGATCGAAGAAGAAGCGCTGAAGGAAAACACCGCTCAGGTAATGGCAGTAGTGCCTGTCCCTGTTGCTTCTTATCTACTGAATGAAAAGCGTCGTTCAGTCCAGCACGTTGAGAAGTACCATAACGTTCGCGTCATCGTTGTACCAAATGCAAACATGGAAACGCCGCACTTTGAAGTGGTTCGTATCCGTGGTGGCGATGAAGTGACTTCTCTGTCTTACCATTTGCCTGAGCAATTGGAAGCAATGCGTGAAAACGATAGCAAGGACGAAGCGCCTGCTGAGCGCGTTGTGAAAAAACGCGAAGAGCCTGCGCTGCAAGGTTTTGCTGCTCCAGCGTCTCCGGCGCCAGCGGCTAAACCAGCACCTAAAGCTGCTGAAGCGAAGCCTGGTTTGTTCTCGCGTCTGGTTTCTTTCATCTCTGGTCTGTTTGCTAGCGCTCCGGTGGAAGAAGAGAAGAAAGAAGAGCCAAAACGCGAGTCTCGTAACCGTCGTGACCACAAGCGTTCTCAAGACCGCACTCGTCGCGGTTCTCGCAACAATCAACGCGATGAAAACGGCAAGAACACCGAACAACGTGGTGAGAAGAAGCAACAACGCCGTAAAGAGCGCCCAGAGAACGGCGAACGTTCAAACGAGCGCCAGGAAAAACAAGCGAAGAAGCAAAACCGTAAGCAAGTTGATAAGGCTGAAAAAGCAGACCAACGTCAACAGCAAGCGAAAGCGGCTAAGCCAGTAAAAGAAGATTCTCAGGCTGAGAAGCAAGAGAAAGCGGAAAAGACGGAGAAAGTGAAACAACGCCGTCAACGCCGCAAGCTGAACAAGAAAGTCCGTGTCGCTGATAACGCAGAAGAAGTAGAAGTTGCAGCGGTGAACCCACTTCACGAAATGGGTAAAGCCGTAGCAGAAGAAGCGAAAGCTGAAGCAAGCACCGATGCACCAGAAGCTGTTGAAGCTAATGAAAATGGTGAACAACGTGAAGAGAAGCGTCGTAACCGCCGTTCACCTCGTCACCTGCGCGCAAGTGGTCAACGTCGTCGTCGCAGCAATCGCGAAGATGAATCTGCAACCACAGAGCAAGGTCTTGAGCAGCTGGATATGATGGAAACTGCCGTTTCTATCGTTGAAAAGCGCAACAAAGTTGTTCTGAAGTCTGGTGTTGCTTCTCCAGAAATGGCAATGGGTAAAGTATGGCCTTCGAAAGCTGCTCAGAAAGCACCTATTGTGGCAGAAGCCGTTACAGAAACCCCCGCTGCAGAGGAAGCACCAGTACCGAAGGCAGTTGCCGTTGGTGGTGTAGCCTTCCCTGAAATGGCAATGGGTAAAGTAATTGTGCGTCGTTCAGTGCCAACGGTGTTGGAAGAGAAAGCCAAGTATGAAGGTGCTGACGCCCTGAACGAAGAGCTACCTGTTGCGGTTAATGCACCTGAAGAAGAAGCACCTACCGCTGAACCAGTTGTCGAAGCCGTTGCTGCACAGGTAGAAGCACCAAAAGCTGAAGAGGCGAATGTGAAGAGTGTAATGGAAGCGAGCGAAATCCCTGCTGTAGAGGCAGAGAAGCCCGCTAAGCCTGCTATTCGCATCGGTCGTGCTACGTCTCCAATGACAAAAGCGCCAGCACCGGAAAGCGCTGGATCAGCGATTGAAGTAGCCATTGCTGAATTCCGAAGCGAACGAGCTGAAACGCGCCAAGCAGGTAGCCAAACGGCAACCAACAGCGCTGCAGCCCCAGCGACAAAGCCTAACTTCCAATAA
- the rluC gene encoding 23S rRNA pseudouridine(955/2504/2580) synthase RluC yields MNTEKPKVQFIDISDDIAGQRIDNFLRNRLKNVPKSMIYRVLRKGEVRVNKKRIKPEYKLQAGDVIRLPPIKIPETAQVEAPSTKLNRVAELEKCVIYEDDHMLVLNKPSGTAVHGGSGLHFGAIEAMRALRPDARFLELVHRIDRDTSGILLIAKKRSALRHLQAQFREKTVQKYYFALAMGNWKPSMKKVTAPLLKNEVNSIVRVNPNGKPSETRFKVMEQFEQATLVQASPITGRTHQIRVHAQYVGHPLAWDDRYGDPRFDAYTKKFGLSRLFLHAANIKFTHPGTEELMDISAPLDKQLERALEGLRKAPSVS; encoded by the coding sequence ATGAATACTGAAAAACCTAAAGTGCAATTCATCGACATTTCAGATGACATTGCAGGCCAGCGGATCGATAACTTTCTCCGAAATAGGCTAAAAAACGTACCTAAAAGTATGATTTATCGCGTTCTCCGTAAAGGAGAGGTGCGAGTTAATAAAAAACGCATAAAACCTGAATATAAGCTTCAGGCGGGTGATGTTATTCGCTTACCACCCATCAAGATCCCAGAGACAGCGCAGGTTGAAGCACCAAGCACTAAACTGAATCGTGTTGCAGAATTGGAAAAATGTGTGATTTATGAAGACGATCACATGTTAGTGCTCAATAAACCTTCCGGAACCGCAGTTCATGGCGGGAGTGGCCTCCACTTCGGTGCCATTGAGGCAATGCGTGCATTACGCCCTGATGCCCGTTTTCTGGAATTGGTGCATAGAATCGACCGCGATACATCCGGCATCCTGCTGATTGCGAAAAAGCGCTCGGCACTGCGTCACCTTCAGGCGCAATTTCGCGAGAAGACGGTGCAGAAATACTATTTTGCATTGGCAATGGGTAACTGGAAGCCTTCGATGAAGAAGGTGACAGCACCACTTCTGAAAAACGAAGTGAACAGTATTGTTCGCGTAAACCCAAATGGTAAGCCTTCTGAAACCCGCTTTAAGGTGATGGAGCAGTTCGAGCAGGCAACTTTGGTGCAGGCGAGCCCAATTACAGGTCGTACCCACCAAATCCGTGTGCATGCACAATATGTCGGTCACCCGTTGGCATGGGATGACCGATATGGCGATCCACGATTTGATGCTTACACCAAGAAATTTGGTCTGAGCCGCCTGTTCCTGCATGCGGCCAATATTAAGTTTACCCATCCGGGCACAGAAGAACTGATGGATATCTCTGCCCCATTGGATAAACAATTAGAACGAGCACTGGAAGGTTTAAGGAAAGCGCCAAGTGTTAGCTAA
- a CDS encoding HAD family hydrolase, which yields MLANYKLVIFDWDGTVMDSVARIVSSLEEAARLTGGLPELSGNELKQMIGLSLDKGYEFLYPDSPSEKLDDWKHHYGQQFRVDNATPIDLYPSSYTFLETLQQRGHLLAVATGKSRAGLDKAIADTGTSAFFVATRTADETASKPDPLMIHELLAQLGVEAKDAVMVGDTTHDMHLAQNAGVDAVGITWGVHERETLAAYHPVTIVDSLEALL from the coding sequence GTGTTAGCTAACTATAAGCTGGTCATTTTTGATTGGGACGGCACCGTGATGGATTCTGTCGCACGTATCGTTTCGAGCCTGGAAGAAGCAGCCCGTTTAACGGGGGGCTTACCAGAACTCTCTGGCAATGAACTCAAACAAATGATTGGGTTGAGCCTCGACAAAGGATATGAATTTCTCTATCCCGATTCACCTTCAGAAAAGCTGGATGATTGGAAACACCACTACGGGCAGCAGTTTCGTGTCGATAACGCAACGCCGATTGACTTGTATCCTTCAAGCTATACGTTCTTAGAAACGCTGCAGCAAAGAGGGCATTTGCTAGCTGTAGCAACAGGTAAATCCCGCGCAGGTTTGGATAAGGCCATTGCTGATACTGGCACTTCTGCGTTTTTCGTGGCGACACGTACTGCAGATGAAACAGCTTCAAAACCCGACCCACTGATGATTCATGAGCTCTTAGCTCAGCTTGGTGTTGAGGCAAAAGACGCTGTCATGGTGGGAGACACAACTCACGACATGCATTTGGCACAGAATGCAGGTGTTGATGCTGTTGGTATTACCTGGGGTGTTCACGAGAGGGAGACGCTAGCGGCGTATCATCCTGTTACGATTGTGGACTCTCTGGAAGCACTTCTTTAG
- a CDS encoding Maf family protein, translating to MNKQTIVLASGSKYRQALLKKLALPFITHSPDIDESAKENESPTDLVKRLSLEKALACRDAHPGSIIIGSDQVCVIDGKILGKPHTEAKAIEQLKAASGKHVTFYTGLTLLNAESGDAQTDLEPFHVHFRHLNEEEITRYVQKEQPLDCAGSFKCEGLGIALFNKLEGRDPNTLVGLPLIRLCEMLREEGIEVL from the coding sequence ATGAATAAACAAACAATTGTGCTGGCTTCAGGATCTAAATACCGTCAAGCATTACTGAAAAAACTAGCCCTCCCCTTCATCACCCATTCACCGGATATTGATGAATCTGCTAAAGAAAATGAGTCTCCGACTGATCTAGTGAAACGACTCTCATTGGAAAAAGCGCTGGCATGTCGAGATGCTCACCCAGGATCGATCATCATAGGATCCGATCAAGTTTGTGTGATCGATGGAAAGATTTTGGGGAAACCTCATACAGAAGCAAAGGCTATTGAGCAGTTAAAGGCGGCGTCAGGAAAGCATGTCACCTTTTATACGGGATTAACTTTGTTGAACGCAGAGTCTGGCGACGCACAAACAGATCTGGAGCCCTTTCATGTTCACTTCAGACATTTGAATGAAGAAGAAATCACACGCTATGTGCAAAAAGAACAACCACTTGATTGTGCAGGAAGCTTTAAGTGCGAAGGGCTGGGGATTGCACTGTTCAACAAGCTTGAAGGACGAGACCCAAACACCTTAGTTGGCCTGCCTTTGATTCGCCTATGCGAAATGCTCCGAGAGGAAGGAATCGAAGTCCTGTAG
- the yceD gene encoding 23S rRNA accumulation protein YceD: MQKVKLPLTVDPFRSAQKRLDYDGIIAVKQLERIAEATEGVISDAEVKLSFDIDAQGLKIVRGNAKVDVNLECQRCWKAFPHHCEVEFIYSPVFNEDQVGNLPDAYEPALVDENGEINLLQLVEDELIVALPQVAMHDEVDCEVDSDGMVFGEIPLADERPNPFAVLKNLKQSNEE; encoded by the coding sequence ATGCAAAAGGTAAAGCTACCACTAACGGTTGACCCGTTTAGAAGTGCGCAAAAGCGACTTGACTACGATGGCATCATCGCTGTGAAGCAACTGGAGCGTATTGCTGAGGCAACTGAAGGTGTAATCAGTGATGCTGAAGTGAAGCTTTCATTTGACATTGACGCTCAAGGGCTGAAGATTGTACGCGGAAACGCCAAGGTCGACGTTAATTTAGAGTGTCAGCGTTGTTGGAAAGCCTTCCCGCATCATTGTGAAGTCGAATTTATTTACAGCCCGGTTTTCAATGAAGATCAGGTTGGCAATTTACCGGATGCTTATGAGCCGGCATTAGTCGACGAAAATGGTGAGATTAACCTGCTTCAACTTGTCGAAGATGAGTTGATTGTGGCTCTGCCACAGGTTGCCATGCACGACGAAGTAGACTGCGAAGTCGATTCCGATGGTATGGTATTCGGGGAAATCCCGCTTGCTGATGAGCGTCCGAATCCATTTGCCGTTTTGAAAAACTTAAAGCAAAGTAACGAGGAGTAG